From a region of the Streptacidiphilus albus JL83 genome:
- the rsmI gene encoding 16S rRNA (cytidine(1402)-2'-O)-methyltransferase, translated as MTGLLILAGTPIGDVGDAPPRLAAELAAADVVAAEDTRRMWRLANALGVAPGGRVVSYFEGNEVGRTPELVEALLGGARVLLVTDAGMPSVSDPGYRLVAAAVERGIRITAVPGPSAVLTALALSGLPVDRFCFEGFLPRKGGERSSRLRELAAEPRTMVFFESPHRIEDSLAAMAEAFGAARPAAVCRELTKTYEEVKRGPLAELAAWAADGVRGEITVVVQGAPPADPGALDPAELARRVAVREDAGERRKEAIAAVAADTGVPKREVFDAVVAAKNEAKAGAGAAKVVE; from the coding sequence GTGACAGGTCTACTCATTCTTGCAGGAACCCCCATCGGCGACGTCGGGGACGCACCCCCGCGACTCGCCGCCGAACTCGCCGCCGCCGACGTCGTGGCGGCCGAGGACACCCGGCGGATGTGGCGCCTGGCCAATGCCCTGGGCGTCGCCCCGGGCGGGCGGGTCGTCTCCTACTTCGAGGGCAACGAGGTCGGCCGGACACCCGAGCTGGTCGAGGCGTTGCTGGGCGGGGCCCGGGTACTGCTGGTGACCGACGCCGGGATGCCGTCCGTCTCCGACCCCGGCTACCGGCTGGTCGCGGCGGCGGTGGAGCGCGGCATCCGGATCACCGCGGTGCCCGGCCCCTCGGCCGTGCTGACCGCGCTGGCGCTGTCCGGGCTGCCGGTGGACCGGTTCTGCTTCGAGGGCTTCCTGCCGCGCAAGGGCGGCGAGCGCTCCTCGCGGCTGCGCGAGCTGGCGGCCGAGCCGCGGACCATGGTCTTCTTCGAGTCCCCGCACCGGATCGAGGACTCACTGGCTGCCATGGCCGAGGCCTTCGGCGCGGCCCGGCCCGCAGCGGTCTGCCGGGAGCTGACCAAGACCTACGAGGAGGTCAAGCGCGGTCCGCTGGCCGAGCTGGCGGCCTGGGCGGCGGACGGCGTGCGCGGTGAGATCACCGTCGTCGTCCAGGGCGCGCCGCCGGCCGATCCGGGCGCACTGGACCCGGCCGAGCTGGCCCGCCGGGTCGCGGTGCGCGAGGACGCGGGGGAGCGGCGCAAGGAGGCCATCGCCGCCGTGGCGGCCGACACCGGCGTGCCCAAGCGCGAGGTGTTCGACGCCGTGGTGGCCGCCAAGAACGAGGCGAAGGCCGGGGCGGGCGCCGCGAAGGTGGTCGAGTAG